From Brassica oleracea var. oleracea cultivar TO1000 chromosome C3, BOL, whole genome shotgun sequence, a single genomic window includes:
- the LOC106335328 gene encoding peptide methionine sulfoxide reductase A3-like isoform X2 — protein sequence MNLSSITQGNDNDVPAPGNEFAQFAAGCFWGVELAFQRVSGVTHTEVGYTQGFLHNPSYEDVCTNTTNHAEVVRVQYDPKECNFESLLDVFWSRHDPTTLNRQGKDVGTQYRSGIYFYTPEQEKLAAESMERHQQQMESKIMTEILPAKKFYRAEEYHQQYLSKGGQSCGIACNSPLMCSAATA from the exons GGAAACGATAATGACGTTCCGGCGCCGGGAAATGAGTTTGCACAGTTCGCCGCTGGATGCTTCTGGGGCGTGGAGCTGGCGTTTCAGAGAGTCTCCGGTGTGACTCATACGGAGGTTGGATACACCCAAGGGTTCCTCCACAATCCTTCATACGAGGATGTCTGCACGAACACAACGAACCATGCAGAGGTTGTCAGGGTTCAGTATGATCCCAAAGAGTGCAACTTTGAGTCTCTGCTTGATGTCTTCTGGTCTAGACATGACCCAACCACCTTGAATCGCCAG GGAAAAGATGTGGGAACCCAATACAGATCAGGGATATACTTCTACACACCTGAGCAGGAGAAACTAGCGGCGGAGTCAATGGAACGTCACCAGCAACAAATGGAGAGTAAGATCATGACTGAGATTTTACCTGCTAAAAAGTTCTACAGAGCTGAGGAGTATCATCAGCAGTACCTGTCAAAGGGTGGACAGTCCTGTGGTATAGCCTGTAACAGTCCACTCATGTGCAGCGCCGCTACGGCTTAA
- the LOC106335328 gene encoding peptide methionine sulfoxide reductase A3-like isoform X1: MNLSSITQGNDNDVPAPGNEFAQFAAGCFWGVELAFQRVSGVTHTEVGYTQGFLHNPSYEDVCTNTTNHAEVVRVQYDPKECNFESLLDVFWSRHDPTTLNRQGKDVGTQYRSGIYFYTPEQEKLAAESMERHQQQMESKIMTEILPAKKFYRAEEYHQQYLSKGGQSCGIACNSPLMCSAATA, from the exons ATGAATCTTTCTTCTATCACTCAGGGAAACGATAATGACGTTCCGGCGCCGGGAAATGAGTTTGCACAGTTCGCCGCTGGATGCTTCTGGGGCGTGGAGCTGGCGTTTCAGAGAGTCTCCGGTGTGACTCATACGGAGGTTGGATACACCCAAGGGTTCCTCCACAATCCTTCATACGAGGATGTCTGCACGAACACAACGAACCATGCAGAGGTTGTCAGGGTTCAGTATGATCCCAAAGAGTGCAACTTTGAGTCTCTGCTTGATGTCTTCTGGTCTAGACATGACCCAACCACCTTGAATCGCCAG GGAAAAGATGTGGGAACCCAATACAGATCAGGGATATACTTCTACACACCTGAGCAGGAGAAACTAGCGGCGGAGTCAATGGAACGTCACCAGCAACAAATGGAGAGTAAGATCATGACTGAGATTTTACCTGCTAAAAAGTTCTACAGAGCTGAGGAGTATCATCAGCAGTACCTGTCAAAGGGTGGACAGTCCTGTGGTATAGCCTGTAACAGTCCACTCATGTGCAGCGCCGCTACGGCTTAA